In Brachypodium distachyon strain Bd21 chromosome 2, Brachypodium_distachyon_v3.0, whole genome shotgun sequence, one genomic interval encodes:
- the LOC100835518 gene encoding uncharacterized protein LOC100835518, with translation MEPPTPTTDVPLWLSPLPADIILEILCRIGDAVAVVRCAATCKAWRSLILDPSFLSHLRRRRVGRFDPSPLLGFFFRDTSQKLSRRRLYLRRPTRFLLVGPSQSQPPALLHLSHFLPSAACLNWFAPVASGAGGLLALQRAPANSDDDVRICVCDPVAGTSTFLPPLSPPILFPHNIVFLEADGSSFRLLAVVDSQLGLLLRAFSSQTGEWGRTVTAQLPDNMVVLFNSPAVVHHGAIHWICGTRALPNAVHALAVRPSQTEASVCRIDLPLRAGIHRLKLASMAVRLASSPQGCLSLILLDEPVISIWNFEENGAGGKSWVLHKTVYLMSVLPSAIFDPSVEWRLSVQALCEKSGSLFLHAAGEGLFVLNLHTEVITKVCKDHSIKYLCPYVADLSSCLSTMKKF, from the coding sequence atggAGCCGCCAACGCCGACGACAGATGTTCCTCTGTGGCTGTCACCTCTCCCAGCGGACATCATCTTGGAGATCTTGTGCCGCATCGGCGACGCTGTCGCCGTCGTCCGCTGCGCCGCCACCTGCAAAGCGTGGCGCAGCCTCATCCTAGACCCCTCATTCCTctcccacctccgccgccgtcgcgtcGGGCGTTTCGACCCCTCACCCCtccttggcttcttcttccggGACACCTCCCAGAAGCTTTCCCGTCGCCGCCTCTACCTTCGCCGCCCcacgcgcttcctcctcgtcggccCTTCTCAGTCGCAGCCACCCGCGCTCCTCCACCTGTCCCACTTCTTGCCGAGCGCGGCCTGCCTCAACTGGTTCGCCCCCGTCGCGTCTGGCGCCGGCGGGCTTCTTGCCCTCCAACGTGCCCCGGCTAACTCGGACGACGATGTCAGGATCTGCGTCTGCGACCCCGTAGCCGGGACCTCCaccttccttcctcccctctCGCCGCCCATTCTGTTCCCCCACAACATCGTCTTCCTGGAGGCCGATGGCTCCTCATTCCGGCTACTCGCGGTGGTGGACAGCCAACTGGGGCTCCTCCTTCGCGCCTTCTCCTCCCAAACCGGAGAGTGGGGCAGAACTGTAACGGCCCAACTGCCTGACAACATGGTGGTCCTCTTCAACTCACCTGCCGTCGTCCACCATGGTGCCATCCACTGGATATGCGGCACCCGTGCCCTCCCGAATGCGGTGCACGCACTCGCCGTGCGCCCCAGCCAGACGGAGGCGTCTGTCTGCCGAATTGACCTTCCGCTGCGTGCAGGCATACACCGCTTGAAGCTTGCGTCGATGGCAGTTCGGTTGGCCAGTTCACCTCAGGGGTGTCTCTCCTTGATTCTTCTGGATGAACCTGTGATCTCCATCTGGAATTTTGAAGAAAACGGTGCTGGTGGGAAGTCATGGGTGCTTCACAAGACTGTATATCTGATGTCAGTGTTGCCATCGGCAATCTTTGATCCTTCTGTAGAGTGGAGGCTCTCTGTTCAAGCATTGTGTGAGAAGAGTGGCTCCCTATTCTTGCATGCTGCTGGGGAGGGCCTCTTTGTGCTCAACCTTCATACAGAGGTGATCACGAAAGTATGCAAGGACCATAGCATCAAGTACCTGTGCCCATATGTGGCAGATTTGAGTTCTTGTTTATCAACCATGAAAAAGTTCTGA